A genomic region of Halobacteriovorax sp. DA5 contains the following coding sequences:
- a CDS encoding acyl-CoA dehydrogenase, which produces MMLSDYQELRDLVSKFADSEVAPLAASIDKNEKIPTELVAKLGENGFLGSYVPEEYGGAGMDYVSYSIIVEEISRACASTGVLISAHTSLCVYPILNFGNEEQKKKYLPKLATGEHIGCFCLSEPNAGTDAGSLTTYAEDKGDYYEISGTKNFITNGKEANIAVVFAKTSKTDNYKGISAFIVECDSEGFEVMKCEDKLGIKGSSTAQIAFDKVRVPKENLLGEYEKGFKIAMNTLDGGRIGIAAQALGIGEAAFRYAKHYSNERVQFGKPLHALQAIQFKLADMSTKLAASRLLIWEASRRKDNGEEYSLQSAQAKLFAAESAMWITTQAIQVCGGNGYTKEYPVERFFRDAKITEIYEGTSEIQRVVIAANELKSLK; this is translated from the coding sequence ATGATGTTAAGTGACTACCAAGAACTTAGAGACCTAGTTTCTAAATTTGCAGACAGTGAAGTTGCGCCACTTGCGGCTTCTATTGATAAGAATGAAAAAATTCCAACTGAGCTTGTTGCTAAGCTTGGTGAAAACGGATTCCTAGGTTCATATGTTCCAGAAGAGTACGGTGGAGCAGGTATGGATTACGTTTCATACTCAATTATCGTGGAAGAGATTTCACGTGCTTGTGCTTCAACAGGGGTACTAATCTCAGCTCACACATCTTTATGTGTTTATCCAATCTTAAACTTTGGTAATGAAGAACAAAAGAAAAAGTATCTTCCAAAGCTTGCTACAGGTGAGCATATTGGTTGTTTCTGTCTATCTGAACCAAATGCAGGAACTGATGCTGGTTCATTAACAACTTATGCAGAAGATAAAGGTGACTACTACGAGATTAGTGGAACTAAGAACTTCATTACAAATGGTAAAGAAGCGAATATCGCTGTTGTTTTTGCAAAAACTTCTAAGACTGATAACTATAAAGGAATCTCTGCATTCATCGTTGAATGTGACTCAGAAGGTTTCGAAGTTATGAAATGTGAAGATAAGCTTGGGATCAAAGGATCTTCAACAGCTCAAATCGCATTTGATAAAGTTAGAGTTCCAAAAGAAAATTTACTAGGCGAGTATGAAAAAGGTTTCAAAATTGCGATGAATACACTTGATGGTGGACGTATCGGTATTGCTGCTCAGGCCCTTGGGATTGGTGAAGCTGCATTCCGTTATGCAAAGCACTACTCAAATGAAAGAGTTCAGTTTGGTAAGCCACTTCACGCTCTTCAAGCGATTCAATTTAAACTTGCTGATATGAGTACAAAACTTGCTGCGTCTCGTCTTCTAATTTGGGAGGCTTCTCGTAGAAAAGATAATGGTGAAGAGTATTCACTACAATCTGCTCAGGCAAAGCTATTTGCAGCTGAATCGGCAATGTGGATTACAACTCAAGCGATTCAAGTTTGTGGTGGTAATGGTTATACAAAAGAGTATCCGGTTGAGAGATTCTTCCGTGACGCTAAAATTACAGAAATTTATGAAGGGACTTCAGAGATTCAAAGAGTGGTTATCGCTGCTAATGAGCTTAAGAGCTTAAAGTAG
- a CDS encoding ferredoxin: protein MADKSAKFDQNVDGKFYVDDQCIACDACVMEAPRFFEMNDDEGHAFVKLQPSNDAELEECMSALEACPVEAIGEDG from the coding sequence ATGGCCGACAAAAGCGCAAAATTTGATCAAAATGTAGATGGAAAGTTCTATGTTGATGACCAATGCATCGCCTGTGATGCTTGCGTGATGGAGGCTCCTCGCTTCTTTGAAATGAATGACGACGAAGGCCATGCCTTCGTTAAGCTTCAGCCTTCAAATGATGCTGAACTTGAAGAGTGTATGTCTGCTCTTGAGGCATGCCCAGTAGAAGCTATTGGAGAGGACGGCTAA
- a CDS encoding SurA N-terminal domain-containing protein, protein MSSNFQKKSSQIFLTLFIGIIVISFMVSGPFFNTGTPDSIGSVAGHDIKVRDFNMEVQRQSDFYSKFIGGGQPLTSQQMSQYKVYDNAIRNLVFQKLRVVLSEDLGILVSKDEVINEIKNTSYFQTNKQFDINKYKTLLSYNKFTPENYEEEQKERIALTKLQNIVQHVPVSKALTKELNELYNDKRNAKIITIKSANVRKLVTISSSDITAFLKEEANKAKVESLFKDKLPLLSQPEQVRTRHILISTENGNEAEALKEANKIRKEVNTKNFVTLAKKYTQEPQGKTNGGDLNWVKRGQMVPEFEKATFALKKGEISQPVKTSYGYHIIYAQDRKEAVVAKIEDHQRDIAKEILQKEKDVAPLMATAIKEVQKAASNSKALKSLEEKYGLGIKEININKLEGAGPTGELDEKQVAEVFTKDSGLFTFEDATQTTIVATTPAKSTDSKGYDVNALTNISAQQTLKTLLDKLGKEYTFKQNKYAQLPQ, encoded by the coding sequence ATGTCATCTAATTTTCAGAAAAAATCATCGCAGATATTCCTGACTCTTTTCATCGGAATTATCGTTATTTCATTCATGGTTTCAGGCCCATTTTTCAATACGGGAACACCTGATTCAATTGGTAGTGTTGCTGGTCACGATATTAAGGTTCGCGACTTTAACATGGAAGTACAAAGACAATCTGATTTTTACTCAAAGTTTATTGGTGGAGGCCAACCTCTTACTTCTCAACAAATGAGCCAATATAAAGTTTATGACAACGCGATCAGAAATTTAGTTTTCCAAAAACTAAGAGTTGTTCTTTCTGAAGATCTTGGGATTCTTGTTTCAAAAGATGAAGTAATTAATGAAATTAAAAACACTTCTTACTTCCAAACAAATAAGCAGTTCGATATCAATAAATATAAAACTCTTCTTTCATATAACAAGTTCACTCCAGAAAATTATGAAGAAGAACAAAAAGAAAGAATTGCACTGACGAAACTACAAAACATTGTTCAACATGTTCCTGTTTCAAAAGCTCTTACTAAAGAATTAAATGAACTTTACAATGACAAGAGAAATGCAAAGATTATTACAATCAAAAGTGCAAACGTAAGAAAGCTTGTAACAATCTCATCTTCAGATATTACAGCTTTTCTAAAAGAAGAAGCTAATAAGGCTAAAGTAGAATCTTTATTTAAAGACAAGCTGCCTCTACTTAGTCAACCTGAGCAAGTTAGAACAAGACATATTTTAATTTCTACTGAAAATGGAAATGAAGCAGAAGCACTTAAAGAAGCAAACAAGATCAGAAAAGAAGTTAACACTAAGAACTTTGTAACTCTCGCTAAGAAATATACTCAAGAGCCACAAGGTAAAACGAACGGTGGAGACCTTAACTGGGTTAAGCGTGGACAAATGGTTCCAGAATTTGAAAAAGCAACATTTGCTCTTAAGAAAGGTGAAATCTCTCAGCCAGTTAAGACTTCATATGGTTACCACATCATTTACGCTCAAGATCGTAAAGAAGCGGTAGTTGCAAAAATTGAAGATCACCAAAGAGATATTGCAAAAGAAATTCTTCAAAAAGAAAAAGATGTTGCTCCTCTAATGGCAACAGCAATTAAAGAAGTACAAAAAGCAGCTTCAAACTCAAAAGCACTTAAGTCACTTGAAGAGAAGTACGGACTTGGTATTAAAGAAATCAATATCAATAAACTTGAAGGTGCTGGACCAACAGGTGAACTTGATGAGAAACAAGTTGCTGAAGTTTTCACAAAAGACTCGGGTCTATTTACTTTTGAAGACGCTACACAAACAACAATTGTTGCTACGACTCCTGCAAAATCAACAGATTCAAAGGGTTATGATGTGAACGCACTTACTAATATTAGTGCTCAACAAACTCTAAAAACTCTGCTAGATAAGTTAGGAAAAGAATATACTTTTAAGCAAAATAAATACGCACAATTACCACAGTAA
- the mreC gene encoding rod shape-determining protein MreC produces MKLIASEGSRTKLIINLVVLSLAFYGVSKRKAPYKEASIFENVMMDTLAPLQRGISNAYKNVASFFEDYMLNVNASKENVTLKEQIGSLKQEVFALKQLEQENQRLRQILNFGKKIKHEMISAQVVAWDSSSDFRVIRIDKGFKDGIKLQSTVVTSDGIVGYVYRLTDHFADILTILDPSNRVDVIVNRTRSYGILEGYSGWRTVMKYVVRTDPVRLNDLVITSGLGNIYPRGIPVGIITKIERESYGITQHLEVTPTVDFSKLEEVAVLVPSEDQDKKRVEWEALENNAQQGDGR; encoded by the coding sequence ATGAAGCTAATTGCATCGGAAGGATCTCGAACCAAATTAATCATAAACCTAGTTGTTCTATCACTTGCATTTTACGGCGTGTCAAAGCGTAAGGCACCTTACAAAGAAGCCTCAATTTTTGAAAATGTTATGATGGACACGTTGGCACCTCTTCAAAGAGGCATTTCAAATGCATACAAGAATGTAGCTTCGTTCTTTGAAGACTATATGCTTAATGTTAATGCGTCGAAAGAAAATGTTACTTTGAAAGAACAAATTGGTTCGTTAAAGCAGGAAGTATTTGCGTTAAAGCAATTAGAACAAGAAAACCAACGCCTGCGTCAAATCTTAAATTTTGGTAAAAAAATTAAACATGAAATGATTTCTGCTCAAGTTGTGGCATGGGACTCTTCAAGTGACTTTAGAGTTATTCGTATTGATAAAGGTTTCAAGGATGGTATTAAGTTGCAATCTACAGTTGTAACTTCAGATGGAATCGTTGGCTACGTTTATCGTTTAACAGATCACTTTGCCGACATTCTAACAATACTTGATCCAAGTAACCGCGTTGATGTTATCGTAAATCGCACACGTTCATACGGTATTCTTGAAGGTTATTCTGGATGGCGTACTGTGATGAAGTATGTGGTACGTACAGATCCTGTTCGTTTGAATGATCTTGTTATTACTTCAGGACTTGGAAATATTTATCCTCGAGGAATCCCTGTTGGGATTATCACAAAGATTGAACGAGAGAGTTATGGGATTACTCAACACCTAGAAGTAACTCCAACTGTCGACTTTTCAAAACTTGAAGAAGTCGCTGTTCTTGTTCCTTCAGAGGACCAAGACAAGAAACGTGTGGAGTGGGAAGCTCTAGAGAATAATGCTCAACAAGGAGATGGGAGATGA